Genomic window (Sediminispirochaeta smaragdinae DSM 11293):
CTCTTGATAAGTAAGGAGGCCGCCAGAACCCTGAATGTGGGTGTCGGTGATGAGGTTACTCTTCTTACCGCCTATAAGATTGGTGGGGTGAAAACCGTTATGAAGCCGAGTCATTTTGTGGTTCGTGGGATTTTTTCCACGGGCTACTATGAATTGGATGCCCTTTCCATCTATATCCCATATAAACGAGCCCTCTCTCTCTTTCCAGATTCCTGGAGTTCTACCATAGGGGTAAAAATTCATGATCCTTTCGGGGAGTATCAGGATGTAAAACAACGTATTTCCCAAAACCTACCGGAAAATTGGCGGGTGTACAGCTGGTATGAACTCCAGCGTCCCATGTTTGAAAGCTTCAAAACGACAAGGACCTTACTTGTATTTATCATGATATTGATCGTTATGGTTGCATCGGTAAGTATTACCGCGGCAGTCGTCATGATGATGATGGAACACGAACCGGAAATTGCAATGCTAAAGAGTACCGGGGTCTCTTCTCGCTCCATTGAGCAGATGTTTCTTGGACTCGGCATGGGGATCGGGATCGTCGGTACGGTTATCGGTATTGCTGGAGGGCTTTTGATCAGCATTAATATAAATACCCTTATCTCGGGGATCGAAACCGGGTTGGGGGTTTTTCGTGAACTGCTTCTTCATCCCTTTGCCCTATTGAATGGAGAGAAAGCGGCTTCGTTTGTTTTATTCAATCCGGATTACTATTTGGAAACTATTCCGATTGATATTCATATCGGTGAGGTCCTGTATGCGGCTATTTTTGCCCTATCCTTTGCTACAATTGGTTCCTGGTTGCCGGCTCGAAAAGCAGCTAGGCTTAAGCCCCTCGACATTTTCAGGAAGCATTAGGTACAATAAGAAACTATGAAATGTGATATGTGTGGAAAGAATGAGGCCATCATTCATGTTCAGCAAATTAGCAACGGAGAGCTGAAAGAGATTCATCTCTGTGCCTCCTGTGCAGGCAAAAGTGGAATCGTTGCCACCGACGGCAATAATGCCGCTTTAGATTTGGGGAATCTCCTTGGTGATGCATTGGGGACGCTTTTTGCCGAGGATAAGGGGCAACATGAGAATTTTCCCGAATGCTGTTCGTCCTGTGGCACTACCGCTGATGAGATCAAAGAAAACGGAAAAGTCGGATGTCCCGACTGCTATTCTCAGTTTCACTCTCTCATCCAGGCTATGCAGGAACGTGAAATGACCCCGGCGGCTTATCGTGGCAAGATCCCAAAGCGCCTAAAAACCTTTAAGGCCTGTCTGATCGATAAGGCCCTGCTACAGTCTCAGCTTGAAGAGGCTGTAGCAGGCGAAGAGTACGAACGGGCGGCACGTCTTCGAGATGCGATATCAAGAATCGAGAACGGATTATAATGGACGAGCAAAACTTTTCCTTCCCTCACTGGGGTACAGGAGAGGCTTCCGATATTGTTCTTCAGGTGACATCGGAACTGAGGCGGAACCTTTCTTCGTATGCCTTTCCCGATGCCCTTGATGAAGAGGAGCGAAAAACGGTGACGGATGCCATTCTCGCCGCAGCCGTTGATCTTCCCCCCTTTGAGGGTGTAGACGGTATGCCGCCTTTGCGCAGGAAAATGTTTCGGGATGCGGGACTCTTGAGTGATCCTCAGGCCGGAGACCGGAGATTTTTCTGTATGGATGCTGGACAGTGGCGATGGTGTCTCCTGTTGGACCGTGACCACATTGCAGTCTCTGGACGTTGCCCCGGTATGGAGCTGAAACAGAGCTACGTATTGGCGTCTGAATGGGAGGAAATACTCGAGAAAAAACTCGATTTTGCTTTTGCTCTTGATATGGGGTATCTTTTGTCTGATATTTCGGCAAGCGGTAACGCCCTCTTTCATAGTGCCTGGCTCTTTCTTCCCGCTTTAGGCTGGAACGGGAACCGGGAAGCGATCTTTCGAAGTTTAATGGAAGAAGGATACTGGATTCGCGGAAACGCGAATGGAGAGAATGAAGAGGAAGAAGAACTATTTGAAATAGGCACCGAATATTCTTTCGGGATGAGTGAAGATGAGAGTATAAATAAATTTGCACATATGCTAGAATTGCTAGTACATTATGAGAAGAAAACACGGAGGATGATTGACCAGGAGCGATTATCTCTGGTCAAAGATCGTGTATTCCGTGCCTACGGGATAGCCGCTTCGGCGGAGCGGATTGACTCTGCTGAGGGACACCGCCTTGTTCTTTCTCTATTGCTCGGCGTCTCCTTCGGACTTGTCAAACTTCCGCCGGAAAGGCTCGTGGAGTTGCTTTGGCTTGCAGGTGATGCAACTGTTCGTTTCCGAAATAACGGTAATCCGGGAGTCGAGCGGATCGACTATATCCGGAGTCGACTCGGAATTGACCGCTTGATTGGAGGTTTTGATGTTTAAGGGCTTGACCCAGAGAGCACAGCGCATATTGACTATCTACGCTCAGGAAGAAGCAAAACGATTTCATTCCGACCAACTGCTCCCTGAGCATATTATTCTGGCTCTGTTGAAAGACGGGGAAGGACTGGGATATCGTGCCTTGCAGGTGATCAAAGTCGATCCCGAAGAGCTCCAGATAGAGCTTGAGAAGAG
Coding sequences:
- a CDS encoding ABC transporter permease, whose product is MNLPSTVFVAWRLLNGPHGSKNRRRHVVGAIIGVAFSLIPLIVVQQVSSGMIEGISRRFLEIGSFHLQVKRLQDGDPSFEKAAEDILRVDDVLLALPMVEGVGIVYAPDGRSGVSVRGLPSDWLERDQQAASFLSWSEGEYRLNDKNDLLISKEAARTLNVGVGDEVTLLTAYKIGGVKTVMKPSHFVVRGIFSTGYYELDALSIYIPYKRALSLFPDSWSSTIGVKIHDPFGEYQDVKQRISQNLPENWRVYSWYELQRPMFESFKTTRTLLVFIMILIVMVASVSITAAVVMMMMEHEPEIAMLKSTGVSSRSIEQMFLGLGMGIGIVGTVIGIAGGLLISININTLISGIETGLGVFRELLLHPFALLNGEKAASFVLFNPDYYLETIPIDIHIGEVLYAAIFALSFATIGSWLPARKAARLKPLDIFRKH
- a CDS encoding UvrB/UvrC motif-containing protein, coding for MCGKNEAIIHVQQISNGELKEIHLCASCAGKSGIVATDGNNAALDLGNLLGDALGTLFAEDKGQHENFPECCSSCGTTADEIKENGKVGCPDCYSQFHSLIQAMQEREMTPAAYRGKIPKRLKTFKACLIDKALLQSQLEEAVAGEEYERAARLRDAISRIENGL
- a CDS encoding ATP--guanido phosphotransferase, which encodes MDEQNFSFPHWGTGEASDIVLQVTSELRRNLSSYAFPDALDEEERKTVTDAILAAAVDLPPFEGVDGMPPLRRKMFRDAGLLSDPQAGDRRFFCMDAGQWRWCLLLDRDHIAVSGRCPGMELKQSYVLASEWEEILEKKLDFAFALDMGYLLSDISASGNALFHSAWLFLPALGWNGNREAIFRSLMEEGYWIRGNANGENEEEEELFEIGTEYSFGMSEDESINKFAHMLELLVHYEKKTRRMIDQERLSLVKDRVFRAYGIAASAERIDSAEGHRLVLSLLLGVSFGLVKLPPERLVELLWLAGDATVRFRNNGNPGVERIDYIRSRLGIDRLIGGFDV